In Chromobacterium rhizoryzae, one genomic interval encodes:
- a CDS encoding heavy metal translocating P-type ATPase, with product MSENCFHCGLPVPPDVRFPVKYREVDQPTCCAGCQAVAVTIIQSGLSDYYQHRTEGARQAEPVPLELLEQIKLYDSDELQRSFVRFEAENLREASLMLEGITCAACVWLNEQHIRQLPGIVSVDINYSNHRARVRWDNSRVQLSAILEAVSAIGYRAHPYDAERQEALNQKERKQAINRLWAAGLSMMQVMMYAVPIYLAPDGEISPDFLWLLHWSSFILTLPVVLYSAVPFYRATWRDLKTRRVGMDTPVTIGILTAFLSSFWALINKVEHGVYFDSVSMFVFLLLGGRYLEGIARRKAGEATESLVKLIPAFAHRLAGWPASRQSEETTVTQLRPGDVILIKPGETIPADGVVLDGHSASNEALLTGESRPVSKDVGAAVIAGSVNAASPLVVRVDQTGQDTRLAGIVRLLDQALAEKPRLAVIADRFASWFVALLLLAAAGTYIGWHYIEPDRALWIMVAVLVISCPCALSLATPAALTAASGHLAALGVLTTRGHALETLPKISDVVFDKTGTLTHGDMRLLDSWTAPGRDAAAALATAAALEQGSEHPVARALLAAAGDGPYQAADALRNHPGQGVTGQLDGRAWRIGSPEFIAAQLGDCPLPAADWHGDKTLIALADETELVALFAIGDAVRADAAPLLRQLKQRGLRVHLLSGDGAGAVASLARQLDMDAHIARAAPEDKLAYVGRLQAAGKRVLMVGDGINDAPVLAKADVSIAMGGGTDVARASGDMVLIGDRLGLIASAFELSRKTLSVIRQNLWWAAAYNIVALPLAIAGHVTPWIASLGMASSSLIVVGNALRLVKRRP from the coding sequence ATGAGTGAAAACTGCTTCCACTGCGGCCTGCCGGTGCCGCCCGACGTCCGGTTCCCGGTCAAATACCGCGAAGTCGATCAGCCCACCTGTTGCGCCGGCTGCCAGGCGGTAGCCGTCACCATCATCCAGTCCGGCCTGTCCGATTACTATCAGCACCGCACCGAGGGCGCGCGCCAGGCCGAGCCGGTGCCGCTCGAACTGCTGGAGCAGATCAAACTCTACGATTCCGACGAGCTTCAGCGCAGCTTCGTGCGCTTCGAGGCCGAAAACCTGCGCGAGGCCTCCTTGATGCTGGAAGGCATCACCTGCGCCGCCTGCGTCTGGCTCAACGAGCAGCACATCCGCCAGCTGCCCGGCATCGTCAGCGTCGACATCAATTACAGCAATCACCGCGCCCGCGTGCGCTGGGACAATAGCCGGGTCCAGCTGTCCGCTATCCTGGAGGCGGTCAGCGCCATCGGCTACCGCGCCCACCCCTACGACGCCGAACGCCAGGAAGCGCTGAACCAGAAAGAGCGCAAGCAGGCGATCAACCGCCTGTGGGCGGCCGGCCTGTCCATGATGCAGGTGATGATGTACGCGGTGCCCATCTATCTGGCGCCGGACGGCGAGATTTCGCCGGACTTCCTGTGGCTGCTGCACTGGTCCAGCTTCATCCTGACGCTGCCGGTGGTGCTCTACTCCGCCGTGCCCTTCTACCGCGCCACCTGGCGCGACCTCAAGACCCGGCGCGTGGGCATGGACACCCCGGTGACCATAGGCATTCTCACCGCCTTCCTGTCCAGCTTCTGGGCCTTGATCAACAAGGTGGAGCACGGCGTCTATTTCGACTCGGTGTCCATGTTCGTGTTCCTGCTGCTGGGCGGCCGTTATCTGGAAGGCATCGCCCGGCGCAAGGCCGGCGAAGCCACCGAAAGCCTGGTCAAGCTGATCCCCGCCTTCGCCCACCGCCTGGCCGGCTGGCCCGCCAGCCGTCAAAGCGAGGAAACCACGGTGACGCAGCTGCGTCCCGGCGACGTGATTCTGATCAAACCCGGCGAGACCATTCCTGCCGACGGCGTGGTGCTGGACGGCCACAGCGCCAGCAACGAGGCGCTGCTGACCGGCGAGAGCCGGCCGGTGAGCAAGGACGTCGGCGCCGCGGTGATCGCCGGCAGCGTCAACGCCGCCAGCCCGCTGGTGGTGCGAGTGGACCAGACCGGCCAGGACACCCGGCTGGCCGGCATCGTGCGGCTGCTGGACCAGGCGCTGGCGGAGAAGCCGCGGCTGGCGGTGATCGCCGACCGCTTCGCCAGCTGGTTCGTGGCCCTGCTGCTGCTGGCCGCCGCTGGCACTTACATCGGCTGGCACTATATCGAGCCGGACCGCGCGCTGTGGATCATGGTGGCGGTGCTGGTGATTTCCTGTCCCTGCGCGCTGTCGCTGGCCACCCCGGCGGCGCTGACCGCCGCCTCCGGCCACCTGGCGGCGCTGGGCGTGCTGACCACCCGCGGCCACGCGTTGGAAACCCTGCCCAAGATCAGCGATGTGGTGTTCGACAAAACCGGCACCCTGACCCATGGCGATATGCGGCTGCTGGACAGCTGGACCGCGCCCGGCCGCGACGCGGCGGCGGCGCTGGCCACGGCGGCGGCGCTGGAACAGGGTTCGGAACACCCAGTGGCGCGCGCGCTGCTGGCCGCCGCCGGCGACGGCCCGTACCAGGCGGCGGACGCGCTGCGCAACCATCCCGGCCAGGGCGTGACCGGCCAGCTGGATGGCCGCGCCTGGCGCATAGGCTCGCCGGAATTCATCGCCGCCCAGCTGGGCGACTGCCCGCTGCCGGCCGCCGACTGGCACGGCGACAAGACCCTGATCGCGCTGGCGGACGAAACCGAACTGGTGGCGCTGTTCGCCATCGGCGACGCGGTACGCGCCGACGCGGCGCCGCTGTTGCGCCAGCTGAAACAGCGCGGCCTGCGCGTACACCTGCTCAGCGGCGACGGCGCCGGCGCGGTGGCCAGCCTGGCGCGCCAGCTGGACATGGACGCCCACATCGCCCGCGCCGCGCCGGAGGATAAGCTGGCCTATGTCGGCCGGCTGCAAGCCGCCGGCAAGCGCGTGCTGATGGTGGGCGACGGCATCAACGACGCGCCGGTGCTGGCCAAGGCCGACGTATCCATCGCCATGGGCGGCGGCACCGACGTGGCGCGCGCCAGCGGCGACATGGTGCTGATAGGCGACCGGCTGGGGCTGATCGCCAGCGCTTTCGAGCTGTCGCGCAAGACCTTGTCTGTGATTCGTCAAAACCTGTGGTGGGCCGCCGCTTACAATATCGTGGCGCTGCCCTTGGCCATCGCCGGCCATGTAACGCCGTGGATCGCCAGCCTGGGCATGGCGTCCAGCTCACTCATCGTAGTCGGCAACGCCCTCCGACTGGTCAAACGGAGACCCTGA
- a CDS encoding cupin domain-containing protein — protein MNNDRLNELVREALPSLARPAGKSFAEWMASRCVLRSTRRYDWDALKFQADFKPEYGRAQMRYVGTGATGVAADGNTVPAVHFTFSTMKIPPGHIGPLHLHTDAEEIFFVLQGTVKLFCESLEGERWEAVVGPRDLISIPPGIYRGEENVGDDDALLCVMVGSPRPMTPTYRPDDPLSRIKR, from the coding sequence ATGAACAATGATCGTTTGAATGAATTGGTGCGGGAGGCTCTGCCTTCCTTGGCCAGGCCGGCCGGCAAGAGCTTTGCCGAGTGGATGGCGTCGCGTTGCGTGTTGCGCTCCACCCGCCGTTACGACTGGGACGCCTTGAAGTTTCAGGCGGATTTCAAGCCGGAGTACGGCCGCGCGCAGATGCGCTATGTCGGCACCGGCGCCACCGGGGTGGCCGCCGACGGCAATACCGTGCCGGCGGTGCACTTCACTTTTTCCACGATGAAGATTCCGCCCGGCCATATCGGCCCCCTGCATCTGCACACCGACGCGGAGGAGATCTTCTTTGTGTTGCAAGGCACGGTGAAGCTGTTTTGCGAATCTTTGGAAGGGGAGCGTTGGGAGGCGGTCGTCGGCCCGCGGGATCTGATCTCGATTCCGCCGGGGATCTACCGCGGCGAAGAGAATGTGGGCGACGACGACGCCTTGCTCTGTGTGATGGTGGGATCGCCGCGGCCGATGACGCCGACTTACCGGCCGGACGACCCCTTATCCAGGATCAAGCGCTGA
- the earP gene encoding elongation factor P maturation arginine rhamnosyltransferase EarP, with amino-acid sequence MERKHWDIFCAVVDNYGDIGVAWRLARRLAHDFGLEVRLWVDDLASFARIAPDLDPALPAQRLADIDVRHWPAEGPPADTVPAEVVIEAFGCRLPEHFEQAMAAKAVKPVWINLEYLSAEDWTRGCHRQPSPHPRLPLTKHFFFPGFEADTGGLICEQGLLDVRRQWQDDALARRAYWQLLELPEPAADEWRVSLFAYENPAVTSLLAAWALGERPVTCLLPEGKALPDAARVFGYPLRAGMLARQGQLTVKVLPMTDQDSYDLLLWSCDLNLVRGEDSFVRAQWAGRPFLWHIYPQDDAAHLAKLDAFLLQYGAALPAGAAQALSAASHAWNHGADMAAAWTELAAWLPAWREHAAAWPEKLLADGDLGDRLLHFVREIG; translated from the coding sequence ATGGAACGCAAACACTGGGATATCTTCTGCGCCGTGGTCGACAACTACGGCGACATCGGCGTCGCCTGGCGGCTGGCGCGCCGGCTGGCCCACGACTTCGGCCTGGAAGTGCGGCTATGGGTGGACGACCTGGCCAGCTTCGCCCGCATCGCGCCCGATCTGGATCCGGCCCTGCCGGCCCAGCGTCTGGCCGACATCGACGTCCGCCACTGGCCGGCGGAGGGCCCGCCCGCGGACACCGTGCCCGCCGAGGTGGTGATCGAGGCCTTCGGCTGCCGGCTGCCGGAGCACTTTGAACAGGCGATGGCCGCCAAGGCGGTCAAGCCGGTGTGGATCAATCTGGAATACCTGTCGGCGGAAGACTGGACCCGCGGCTGCCACCGCCAGCCCTCGCCGCATCCGCGGCTGCCGCTGACCAAGCATTTCTTCTTTCCCGGCTTCGAGGCCGACACCGGCGGCCTGATCTGCGAACAGGGCCTGCTCGACGTCCGCCGCCAATGGCAGGACGACGCGCTGGCGCGCCGCGCCTACTGGCAGTTGCTGGAACTGCCCGAGCCGGCCGCGGACGAGTGGCGGGTCAGCCTGTTCGCCTATGAAAACCCGGCGGTCACCAGCCTGCTGGCCGCCTGGGCGCTGGGCGAGCGTCCGGTCACCTGCCTGCTGCCGGAAGGCAAGGCGCTGCCGGACGCCGCCCGCGTCTTCGGCTACCCCTTGCGCGCCGGCATGCTGGCGCGCCAGGGCCAGCTGACGGTCAAGGTGCTGCCGATGACCGACCAGGACAGCTACGACCTGCTGCTATGGTCCTGCGACCTCAATCTGGTGCGCGGCGAAGACAGCTTCGTGCGCGCGCAATGGGCCGGCCGGCCGTTTCTGTGGCACATCTACCCGCAGGACGACGCCGCCCATCTGGCCAAGCTTGATGCCTTTTTGTTACAGTACGGCGCGGCGCTGCCCGCCGGCGCGGCGCAGGCGCTGAGCGCCGCCAGCCATGCCTGGAACCACGGCGCCGACATGGCCGCCGCCTGGACGGAACTGGCCGCCTGGCTGCCCGCCTGGCGCGAGCATGCCGCCGCCTGGCCGGAAAAATTGCTGGCGGACGGCGATCTGGGCGACAGACTGCTGCACTTTGTCCGGGAAATCGGCTAG
- a CDS encoding NAD(P)H-quinone oxidoreductase has protein sequence MLAVVQSAPGGVDTLRLDEIAPPVRAAGQLLLRVMAAGVNRADLAQRAGQYPPPPGASPILGLEVAGVVEEADADSRFQPGDAVFGLIGGGAYAEYALLDEALAIAKPDWLSWVEAASLPEAWMTAWFNLVEKAGLQAGETVLVHAGASGVGAAAIQLAGLLGAQAFASAGSEEKTGFCRELGAARVFNYRQTPAFGPMVKDWGGADVVLDPVGASYLNDNLSALKPDGRLVNIGLLGGAKAELNLGALLMKRIALIGSTLRPQPLEVKARLARALETRILPALEQGRLRLTLDSSYPLAQVGDAHAYVEANRNLGKVVLTLFPVLAG, from the coding sequence ATGTTGGCAGTTGTGCAGTCGGCTCCGGGCGGAGTCGACACCTTGCGTTTGGACGAGATCGCGCCGCCGGTTCGCGCCGCCGGGCAATTGCTGTTGCGAGTGATGGCGGCGGGCGTCAACCGCGCGGACCTGGCGCAACGGGCCGGGCAGTATCCGCCGCCGCCGGGCGCCAGCCCGATTCTGGGCCTGGAAGTGGCGGGCGTGGTGGAGGAAGCTGACGCGGATTCGCGTTTCCAGCCCGGCGATGCGGTGTTCGGCCTGATCGGCGGCGGAGCTTACGCCGAATACGCGCTGCTGGACGAGGCTTTGGCGATCGCCAAGCCGGACTGGCTGTCCTGGGTGGAGGCGGCCAGCCTGCCCGAGGCCTGGATGACGGCCTGGTTCAATCTGGTGGAAAAGGCCGGCTTGCAGGCCGGCGAGACCGTGCTGGTGCACGCCGGCGCCAGCGGCGTCGGCGCGGCGGCGATCCAGCTGGCCGGCCTGTTGGGCGCGCAGGCTTTCGCCAGTGCGGGCAGCGAGGAGAAGACCGGGTTCTGCCGCGAGCTGGGCGCGGCGCGGGTGTTCAACTACCGGCAAACGCCGGCCTTCGGCCCCATGGTCAAGGACTGGGGCGGCGCCGACGTGGTGCTGGACCCGGTGGGCGCCAGCTATCTGAACGACAATCTGTCGGCCTTGAAGCCGGATGGGCGGCTGGTCAATATCGGCCTGCTCGGCGGCGCCAAGGCGGAGTTGAACCTGGGCGCGCTGCTGATGAAGCGCATCGCCTTGATCGGCTCCACGCTGCGGCCGCAGCCACTGGAGGTGAAGGCGCGCTTGGCGCGGGCTTTGGAAACCCGGATCTTGCCGGCGCTGGAGCAGGGCAGGCTGCGCCTGACGCTGGATTCCAGCTACCCCTTGGCCCAGGTGGGCGACGCGCATGCGTATGTGGAGGCCAATCGCAATCTGGGCAAGGTGGTGTTGACGCTGTTTCCGGTGCTGGCTGGGTGA
- the ccoS gene encoding cbb3-type cytochrome oxidase assembly protein CcoS, producing MESLYLLIPLSLVLAFVIGGIFWWATRNGQFDDMEGPAHRILMDDDKPKDAKDETPRRD from the coding sequence ATGGAAAGCCTGTATCTGCTCATCCCGCTCAGCCTGGTGCTGGCCTTCGTCATCGGCGGCATTTTCTGGTGGGCCACCCGCAACGGCCAGTTCGACGATATGGAGGGCCCGGCCCACCGCATCCTGATGGACGACGATAAGCCCAAGGACGCCAAGGACGAGACGCCGCGGCGCGACTGA
- a CDS encoding SDR family oxidoreductase, translated as MPDNLKDRRILITGGARGLGLAFAESAAREGAAVAIADLRHEQAQAQAERLRAAGHQAWALPLDLADPDAIRRCAEDAVQRLGGLDGLVNNGAVTDSGGVSAAELDIECWDRVMAVNVRGVWLMTMACSQALGASGRGAVVNLASDTALWGAPRLLAYAASKGAVIAMSRSLARELGPAGITVNAVAPGLTLGEATEQVAAERHRHYVAQRALERPQTPDDVCGAVLFCLSDLSRFVTGQLLAVNGGFVMH; from the coding sequence ATGCCGGACAACCTCAAGGACAGACGCATTCTGATCACCGGCGGCGCGCGCGGCCTGGGGCTCGCCTTCGCCGAAAGCGCGGCGCGCGAAGGCGCCGCGGTGGCGATAGCGGACCTGCGCCATGAACAGGCGCAGGCCCAGGCCGAACGACTGCGCGCGGCCGGGCATCAAGCCTGGGCGCTGCCGCTGGATCTGGCCGACCCGGACGCCATCCGCCGCTGCGCCGAGGACGCCGTCCAGCGCCTGGGCGGCTTGGACGGCCTGGTCAACAACGGCGCGGTCACCGATTCCGGCGGCGTCTCCGCCGCCGAGCTGGATATTGAGTGCTGGGACCGGGTGATGGCGGTGAACGTGCGCGGCGTCTGGCTGATGACCATGGCCTGTTCCCAGGCGCTGGGCGCGTCCGGGCGCGGCGCGGTGGTCAACCTCGCTTCCGACACCGCCTTGTGGGGCGCGCCGCGGCTGCTGGCCTACGCCGCCAGCAAGGGCGCGGTCATCGCCATGAGCCGCAGCCTGGCCCGCGAACTGGGGCCGGCCGGCATCACCGTCAACGCCGTCGCGCCCGGGCTGACCCTGGGCGAAGCCACCGAGCAGGTGGCGGCCGAGCGCCACCGCCACTATGTGGCGCAACGCGCGCTGGAACGGCCGCAAACCCCGGACGACGTCTGCGGCGCCGTGCTGTTCTGTCTATCCGACCTGTCCCGCTTCGTCACCGGCCAATTGCTGGCGGTCAACGGCGGTTTCGTCATGCACTGA
- a CDS encoding 7-cyano-7-deazaguanine/7-aminomethyl-7-deazaguanine transporter, with translation MFSFTRQQRLSALLWLSLFHIAIIASSNYLVQLPITVFGFHTTWGAFTFPFIFLATDLTVRVFGAPLARRIIFAAMLPALAISYLISTLFYQGAWQGASALASFNVFVARIAVASFAAYALGQVLDVQVFNRLRQLKTWWIAPASAMLFGNISDTLAFFFIAFYKSSDPFMAANWVEIALVDYSFKLLICLLFFLPMYGVILNRILKQLSLRGVEAQLHAA, from the coding sequence ATGTTTAGCTTTACCCGCCAACAGCGGCTGTCCGCGCTGCTGTGGCTGTCCTTGTTCCACATCGCCATCATCGCGTCCAGCAACTACCTGGTGCAATTGCCCATCACCGTGTTCGGCTTCCACACCACCTGGGGTGCGTTCACCTTTCCCTTTATTTTCCTGGCCACCGATCTGACCGTGCGCGTATTCGGCGCGCCGCTGGCCCGCCGCATCATTTTCGCGGCGATGCTGCCGGCGCTGGCGATCTCCTACCTGATCTCCACCCTGTTCTACCAGGGCGCCTGGCAAGGCGCGTCGGCCCTGGCCAGCTTCAATGTATTCGTCGCCCGCATCGCCGTCGCCAGCTTCGCCGCCTACGCGCTGGGCCAGGTGCTGGACGTGCAGGTGTTCAACCGCCTGCGCCAGCTGAAAACCTGGTGGATCGCCCCCGCCTCGGCCATGTTGTTCGGCAATATCAGCGACACGCTGGCCTTCTTCTTCATCGCCTTCTACAAGAGCAGCGATCCCTTCATGGCCGCCAACTGGGTGGAGATCGCGCTGGTGGACTACAGCTTCAAGCTGCTGATCTGCCTGCTGTTCTTCCTGCCCATGTACGGCGTGATCCTGAACCGCATCCTCAAGCAGCTCAGTTTGCGCGGCGTGGAAGCTCAATTGCACGCGGCTTAA
- the efp gene encoding elongation factor P — protein sequence MKTAQELRAGNVFMVGSDPMVVQKAEFSKSGRNASVVKMKMKNLLTGAGSEAVYRADDKFDVIVLDRKDCTYSYFADPMYVFMDTEFNQYEVEADNLGDTLNFIVDGMEEVCQVTFYDGKAISVELPTTVVREVEYTEPAVRGDTSGKVLKPARLVGTTFEVQVPAFVNTGEKIEIDTRTNEFKKRA from the coding sequence ATGAAAACCGCACAAGAACTCCGCGCCGGCAACGTATTCATGGTAGGCAGCGACCCGATGGTCGTGCAGAAGGCTGAATTCAGCAAATCCGGCCGCAACGCCTCCGTTGTGAAAATGAAGATGAAGAACCTGTTGACCGGCGCCGGCAGCGAAGCCGTATACCGCGCCGACGACAAGTTCGACGTCATCGTGCTGGACCGCAAGGACTGCACCTACTCCTACTTCGCCGATCCGATGTACGTGTTCATGGACACCGAATTCAATCAGTACGAAGTGGAAGCCGACAACCTGGGCGACACGCTGAACTTCATCGTCGACGGCATGGAAGAAGTGTGCCAAGTGACCTTCTACGACGGCAAGGCCATCTCGGTTGAACTGCCGACCACCGTGGTTCGCGAAGTGGAATACACCGAACCGGCCGTACGCGGCGACACCTCCGGCAAAGTGCTGAAGCCGGCTCGCCTGGTGGGCACCACCTTCGAAGTTCAGGTTCCGGCCTTCGTCAACACCGGCGAAAAGATCGAAATCGACACCCGCACCAACGAATTCAAGAAGCGCGCCTAA
- a CDS encoding NupC/NupG family nucleoside CNT transporter, with amino-acid sequence MNTLQALVGMLFLLGTAYALSTNRKAINWRIVLIGLIMQSSLFLVINYVPAARAVFEAFGSGFAKVLTFSGEGASFVFGDLAKPSGSMGFLFAFMVLPVIIFFSAFSALLYHLGILQRVVAGMAWVMKRSMKLSGPESLTVAGNIFLGQTEAPLLIRPYIQHMSRSELACVMIAGMSTLAGGVLAAYVAFLGGSNPAEQAKFATYLLMASFMNAPAAAVFAKIIYPETDRDHASSDKLDYSQDDDQGSFINAIVNGAMSGMKMAAAVATIILAIVSMIALANFVVKDGIGAALGVNEMIKASTNGVFDGLTLQYLFGQAFRVFAFMMGVSWHETLEVGSLLGQKIVVNEFISYLDLAKMKAAGTLSPQAILISTFALSSFSNFSSVGICVAGIGALAPSRQKELAQIGMRALAAAVMAGFMTATTAGLWMSIF; translated from the coding sequence GTGAATACCTTACAAGCTCTCGTCGGCATGTTGTTCCTGCTGGGCACCGCCTATGCGCTGTCCACCAATCGCAAAGCCATCAATTGGCGCATCGTGCTGATCGGTCTGATCATGCAAAGTTCGCTGTTCCTGGTCATCAACTACGTGCCCGCCGCGCGCGCGGTGTTCGAAGCCTTCGGCTCCGGCTTCGCCAAAGTGCTGACCTTCTCCGGCGAAGGCGCCAGCTTCGTGTTCGGCGACCTGGCCAAACCCAGCGGCAGCATGGGCTTTTTGTTCGCCTTCATGGTGTTGCCGGTCATCATCTTCTTCTCCGCCTTCAGTGCCCTGCTCTACCATCTGGGCATCCTGCAACGCGTGGTGGCCGGCATGGCCTGGGTGATGAAGCGCAGCATGAAGCTGTCCGGCCCGGAAAGCCTGACCGTGGCCGGCAACATCTTCCTCGGCCAGACCGAGGCCCCGCTGCTGATCCGCCCCTACATCCAGCACATGAGCCGCTCCGAGCTGGCTTGCGTGATGATCGCCGGCATGTCCACGCTGGCCGGCGGCGTGCTGGCCGCCTACGTCGCCTTCCTCGGCGGCAGCAATCCGGCGGAGCAAGCCAAGTTCGCCACCTATCTGCTGATGGCCTCCTTCATGAACGCGCCGGCCGCCGCGGTGTTCGCCAAGATCATCTACCCGGAAACCGACCGCGACCATGCCTCCAGCGACAAGCTGGACTACAGCCAGGACGACGATCAGGGCAGCTTCATCAACGCCATCGTCAACGGCGCGATGTCCGGCATGAAGATGGCCGCCGCGGTGGCCACCATCATCCTGGCCATCGTGTCCATGATCGCGCTGGCCAACTTCGTGGTGAAGGACGGCATCGGCGCCGCGCTGGGCGTCAACGAAATGATCAAGGCCTCCACCAATGGCGTGTTCGACGGCCTGACGCTGCAATACCTGTTTGGCCAGGCCTTCCGCGTGTTCGCCTTCATGATGGGCGTGAGCTGGCACGAAACCCTGGAAGTGGGCAGCCTGCTGGGCCAGAAGATCGTGGTCAACGAGTTCATCTCCTATCTGGACCTGGCCAAGATGAAGGCCGCCGGCACCCTGTCGCCGCAGGCCATCCTGATTTCCACCTTCGCGCTGTCCAGCTTCTCCAACTTCAGCTCGGTGGGCATCTGCGTCGCCGGCATCGGCGCGCTAGCGCCGTCGCGGCAGAAGGAACTGGCCCAGATCGGCATGCGCGCGCTGGCCGCCGCGGTGATGGCGGGTTTCATGACTGCGACCACCGCCGGCCTGTGGATGTCCATTTTCTAA
- a CDS encoding enoyl ACP reductase FabMG family protein: MAQTSALRQLPQSTLFRSGDVFVLFGELFGRGYANGLINEARKAGMDIIGMTVGRRDENNQLRPLNEEELAAAEANLGGRVINVPLMAGFDQDGAPTPTELLASLTLKSWQDDKLDWEHIEQCRQIGVQRFKDGVAQAMAQLDGMIADGRNVFFAHTMAGGIPKAKVFLAIANRVYKGRGERFLSTQALLDSDLGKLILQNFDEVTANTFQHLIDGSAALRGRLEAAGGQVRYTAYGYHGTEILIDGDYQWQTYTNYTQGYAKMRLENVARAAWEQGVKATVFNCPEIRTNSSDIFVGVELPLLALLRALKREDGGAWADAQWQACAALLQDGHTLEEVLGKIDALNSGEVMRGFRNFEAWPMPNSPELAEVMIGTSDAIVDLHQDKKALITDHLSSLVIDATGPLMFHEAAAPAGPVLWLNHDIIARQLNRMHA, encoded by the coding sequence ATGGCTCAAACCAGCGCCCTGAGACAGCTTCCGCAAAGCACCCTGTTCCGCTCCGGCGACGTCTTCGTCCTGTTCGGCGAACTCTTCGGCCGCGGCTACGCCAACGGTCTGATCAATGAAGCGCGCAAAGCCGGCATGGACATCATCGGCATGACCGTGGGCCGCCGCGACGAGAACAACCAGCTGCGCCCGCTGAACGAGGAAGAGCTGGCCGCGGCCGAAGCCAATCTCGGCGGCCGCGTGATCAATGTGCCGCTGATGGCCGGCTTCGACCAGGACGGCGCGCCGACGCCGACCGAGCTGCTGGCCTCCCTGACGCTGAAAAGCTGGCAGGACGACAAGCTGGACTGGGAACACATCGAGCAATGCCGCCAAATCGGCGTGCAGCGCTTCAAGGACGGCGTCGCCCAGGCGATGGCGCAGCTGGACGGCATGATAGCCGACGGCCGCAATGTGTTCTTCGCCCACACCATGGCCGGCGGCATTCCCAAGGCCAAGGTCTTCCTGGCCATCGCCAACCGCGTCTACAAGGGCCGCGGCGAGCGCTTCCTGTCCACCCAGGCGCTGTTGGACAGCGATCTGGGCAAGCTGATCCTGCAAAACTTCGACGAAGTCACCGCCAACACCTTCCAGCACCTGATCGACGGCAGCGCCGCGCTGCGCGGCCGGCTGGAAGCCGCCGGCGGCCAGGTACGCTACACCGCCTACGGCTACCACGGCACCGAGATCCTGATCGACGGCGATTACCAGTGGCAGACCTACACCAACTACACCCAGGGCTACGCCAAGATGCGGCTGGAAAACGTCGCCCGCGCCGCCTGGGAGCAAGGCGTCAAGGCCACGGTGTTCAACTGCCCGGAAATCCGCACCAACTCCTCGGACATCTTCGTCGGCGTGGAGCTGCCGCTGCTGGCGCTGCTGCGCGCGCTGAAGCGCGAGGACGGCGGCGCCTGGGCCGACGCGCAATGGCAGGCCTGCGCCGCCCTGCTGCAGGACGGCCATACGCTGGAAGAGGTGCTGGGGAAGATAGACGCGCTCAATAGCGGCGAGGTGATGCGCGGCTTCCGCAATTTCGAAGCCTGGCCAATGCCGAACAGCCCGGAACTGGCCGAGGTGATGATAGGCACCTCCGACGCCATCGTGGACCTGCATCAGGACAAGAAGGCCTTGATCACCGACCATCTGAGCAGCCTGGTGATCGACGCCACCGGCCCGCTGATGTTCCACGAAGCCGCCGCGCCCGCCGGCCCGGTGCTGTGGCTGAACCATGACATCATCGCGCGCCAGCTGAACCGGATGCATGCTTAA